A single region of the Streptomyces vilmorinianum genome encodes:
- a CDS encoding MFS transporter: protein MTTTTTRPVLSKDGGTDSRPRLLLAVVLAAQFMALLDVFIVNVAAPTIRTELAASGAGLQLVIAGYTITYAVLLITGARLGDRLGHRRTYLAGLAVFTGASLACGLAAGTGQLVAFRLVQGAGAALMIPQVLSLIQRNFAGEGRVRALSAYAAVLATGAAAGQVAGGILVSADLFGSSWRPVFLVNVPIGLALLALGARVLPRDARTEPERARPLDLPGLVLLAAAVSLLTVPLVLGQEQDWPLWSWISLAASVAVFAAFTAYESRLARRGGAPLIAPRVLRIPGIGQAAFRIAVAMAVNAGFLFTLTLHLQGGLGHSALRAGLTFAPAAVVFGAIGLTWRRWPARGQRFLIPGGFLLAAAAAWAMGGLLANGEAGGWMLYPALAAMGAGLSLAFSPALTGALAGVRPEDAADASGLLATVTQLGQLIGVATFGTLFLGRLHAPGVQASADALWGCALALAAASILGASAGLVRRAR, encoded by the coding sequence ATGACGACGACCACAACACGTCCCGTACTCAGTAAAGACGGTGGCACCGACAGTCGGCCGCGGCTGCTGCTCGCCGTGGTGCTCGCCGCGCAGTTCATGGCGCTGCTCGACGTCTTCATCGTCAACGTCGCCGCCCCCACCATCCGTACCGAACTGGCCGCCTCCGGAGCCGGACTTCAGCTCGTCATCGCCGGATACACCATCACCTACGCGGTGTTGCTCATCACCGGCGCCCGCCTCGGAGACCGGCTCGGCCACCGGCGGACGTACCTCGCCGGACTCGCCGTCTTCACCGGGGCCTCGCTCGCCTGCGGGCTGGCCGCGGGAACCGGCCAGCTGGTCGCCTTCCGGCTCGTCCAGGGCGCCGGAGCGGCCCTGATGATCCCCCAGGTGCTCAGCCTCATCCAGCGGAACTTCGCGGGGGAGGGCCGCGTCCGCGCGCTCAGCGCCTACGCCGCCGTGCTGGCCACCGGCGCCGCCGCCGGACAGGTCGCGGGCGGCATCCTCGTCAGCGCGGATCTGTTCGGCAGCAGCTGGCGGCCGGTCTTCCTCGTCAACGTCCCCATCGGTCTGGCGCTGCTGGCCCTGGGCGCCCGGGTGCTGCCGCGCGACGCCCGCACCGAGCCCGAGCGCGCCCGGCCCCTCGACCTGCCCGGACTGGTCCTGCTCGCCGCGGCCGTCTCGCTGCTCACCGTCCCCCTGGTCCTCGGGCAGGAGCAGGACTGGCCGCTCTGGTCCTGGATCTCGCTCGCGGCCTCCGTGGCGGTCTTCGCGGCGTTCACCGCCTACGAGTCGCGGCTCGCCCGACGCGGTGGCGCTCCGCTCATCGCCCCGCGCGTCCTGCGTATCCCCGGCATCGGACAGGCCGCGTTCCGGATCGCCGTGGCGATGGCCGTCAATGCCGGCTTCCTGTTCACCCTCACCCTGCACCTGCAGGGAGGCCTCGGGCACAGTGCCCTGCGGGCCGGTCTGACCTTCGCGCCGGCCGCCGTGGTCTTCGGCGCGATCGGCCTGACCTGGCGTCGCTGGCCCGCCCGCGGACAGCGCTTCCTGATCCCGGGCGGATTCCTGCTCGCCGCGGCCGCCGCGTGGGCCATGGGCGGTCTCCTCGCGAACGGCGAGGCGGGCGGCTGGATGCTCTATCCGGCACTCGCCGCCATGGGCGCGGGGCTCTCGCTGGCCTTCAGCCCCGCCCTGACCGGCGCGCTGGCCGGCGTACGGCCCGAGGACGCCGCCGACGCCAGCGGTCTGCTCGCCACCGTCACCCAGCTCGGCCAGCTGATCGGCGTCGCGACATTCGGCACACTCTTCCTCGGCCGACTGCACGCGCCCGGGGTTCAGGCCTCCGCCGACGCACTGTGGGGATGCGCCCTCGCGCTGGCCGCCGCTTCGATCTTGGGCGCATCGGCCGGCCTGGTACGCCGAGCTCGCTGA
- a CDS encoding LCP family protein, protein MNDQNPYDPYYPQPQIIGYDEYGQPVYQQVPPQAQQQYDPYAQPHQQQSQPHQQRPQQPQQQGYGYDAYGRPIQPQAPQQPQAPQQPQYDPYGQQQGYDPYASYDTGQQWAVQGEPGRAAAPAPATPAAPVAAPAGVPGPRPAPDGGGDGRDYRTEQFSFIEEPDEDSEDVIDWLKFTESRSERREEARRRGRNRVVALVVAVVLAAVGGVGYLWYAGKLPGISGEEQKQNTATGPQKRDTIVVHLHDLKGGGTSTALLVDNATTKQGSTVLLPNALSVANDEGSATTLAKSVEDDGSSGTREAIGNLLGTKITGTWRLDTPYLENLVELVGNIDLTTDTAVPSDKKGEEPLVTKGENQTLDGRAAVAYATYRGPGEAEAKQLQRFGQVMYGVLRKMSDDPKAATITVERLVQILDPSLPEKDLGASLAKLAEHAKVGDYKTALLPVEQDGSLNEGAADSVVKDILGGKVSAPEQGGAVRVSLRDATGKDATEAARVVLINGGFSFVGGAKAQTEATSQVLYGDDAQKATASEVAKTLGLPDSAVKKGKAAGNADVTVVLGEDYKIPGGKQ, encoded by the coding sequence GTGAACGATCAGAACCCGTACGACCCGTACTACCCGCAGCCGCAGATCATCGGCTACGACGAGTACGGGCAGCCGGTGTACCAGCAGGTCCCACCGCAGGCACAGCAGCAGTACGACCCGTATGCCCAGCCGCACCAGCAGCAGTCGCAGCCGCACCAGCAGCGGCCTCAGCAGCCTCAGCAGCAGGGATACGGCTACGACGCCTACGGGCGGCCCATCCAGCCCCAGGCGCCGCAGCAACCCCAGGCACCCCAGCAGCCGCAGTACGACCCGTACGGGCAGCAGCAGGGGTACGACCCCTACGCCTCGTACGACACCGGGCAGCAGTGGGCCGTCCAGGGCGAACCCGGACGCGCGGCCGCGCCCGCTCCGGCCACCCCCGCCGCCCCGGTGGCCGCCCCCGCCGGCGTGCCCGGCCCGCGCCCCGCACCGGACGGCGGCGGCGACGGCCGGGACTACCGCACCGAGCAGTTCTCGTTCATCGAGGAGCCCGACGAGGACTCCGAGGACGTCATCGACTGGCTGAAGTTCACCGAGAGCCGCTCCGAGCGGCGCGAGGAGGCCAGGCGCCGCGGCCGCAACCGGGTCGTCGCCCTGGTCGTGGCCGTCGTCCTCGCCGCCGTCGGCGGTGTCGGCTACCTCTGGTACGCGGGCAAGCTCCCCGGGATCTCCGGCGAGGAGCAGAAGCAGAACACCGCGACCGGCCCGCAGAAGCGGGACACCATCGTCGTCCATCTCCACGACCTCAAGGGCGGCGGCACCTCCACCGCCCTGCTGGTGGACAACGCCACGACCAAGCAGGGCAGCACCGTCCTGCTCCCCAACGCGCTCTCCGTCGCCAACGACGAGGGCTCCGCCACCACACTCGCGAAGTCCGTCGAGGACGACGGCTCCAGCGGCACCCGCGAGGCGATCGGCAACCTCCTCGGCACGAAGATCACCGGCACCTGGCGGCTCGACACCCCGTACCTGGAGAACCTGGTCGAGCTCGTCGGCAACATCGACCTCACCACCGACACCGCCGTGCCCAGCGACAAGAAGGGCGAGGAGCCACTCGTCACCAAGGGCGAGAACCAGACGCTCGACGGCCGCGCCGCCGTCGCGTACGCCACCTACCGCGGGCCCGGCGAGGCCGAGGCCAAGCAGCTCCAGCGCTTCGGCCAGGTCATGTACGGGGTGCTGCGGAAGATGTCCGACGACCCCAAGGCCGCCACGATCACCGTCGAGAGGCTCGTCCAGATTCTCGACCCCTCCCTGCCGGAGAAGGATCTCGGCGCCTCGCTCGCCAAGCTGGCCGAGCACGCCAAGGTGGGGGACTACAAGACGGCGCTCCTCCCGGTGGAGCAGGACGGCTCGCTGAACGAGGGCGCGGCCGACAGTGTGGTCAAGGACATCCTCGGCGGCAAGGTCAGCGCCCCCGAGCAGGGTGGCGCGGTCCGCGTCTCACTGCGCGACGCCACCGGCAAGGACGCCACCGAGGCCGCCAGAGTCGTCCTGATCAACGGAGGCTTCTCCTTCGTGGGCGGCGCCAAGGCGCAGACCGAGGCGACATCGCAGGTTCTCTACGGTGACGACGCCCAGAAGGCGACCGCGAGTGAGGTGGCCAAGACCCTGGGCCTGCCGGACAGCGCGGTCAAGAAGGGCAAGGCCGCCGGAAACGCCGACGTCACGGTCGTCCTGGGCGAGGATTACAAGATCCCCGGGGGCAAGCAGTGA
- the rsfS gene encoding ribosome silencing factor produces MTATDRSIELVNAAAQAAADRLAHDIIAYDVSDVLSITDAFLLASAPNDRQVKSIVDEIEERLNKELGAKPVRREGDRDARWILLDYVDIVVHVQHSEERVFYALERLWKDCPELSLPEDALKTRGKAAEHAALTGADGTDGELS; encoded by the coding sequence GTGACCGCCACGGATCGTTCCATCGAGCTCGTCAACGCCGCCGCCCAGGCGGCGGCCGACCGGCTCGCGCACGACATCATCGCGTACGACGTCAGCGATGTGCTGTCGATCACCGACGCCTTCCTGCTCGCCTCCGCACCCAACGACCGCCAGGTCAAGTCGATCGTCGACGAGATCGAGGAGCGGCTCAACAAGGAGCTCGGCGCCAAGCCGGTGCGCCGCGAGGGCGACCGCGACGCCCGCTGGATCCTCCTGGACTACGTCGACATCGTCGTCCACGTCCAGCACAGCGAGGAGCGGGTCTTCTACGCCCTGGAACGGCTGTGGAAGGACTGCCCCGAGCTGTCTCTGCCCGAGGACGCCCTGAAGACCCGCGGCAAGGCCGCCGAGCACGCGGCGCTGACCGGCGCCGACGGGACGGACGGTGAGCTGAGCTGA
- a CDS encoding NADH-quinone oxidoreductase subunit NuoF family protein has product MNAPLPDVPEVRVVGLPQLTQGFDLVERLGLAMHLKVHGPLDPVSGERLAQLADEISLNGRGGAGFPFGRKLRAVAQAAIRRGIRPVVVVNGSEGEPACRKDTVLLNRAPHLILDGALLAAEALGARTLIVAVTRNSTEISIRSALAERGLSDRRGQALRARVVRTPERMVSGEASAVIRAVGGGPALPAGRRERAAESGVGGAPTLLSNAETFAQLAVAARIGPHRYGHTGLDSEPGTVMLTISGAVARPMVVEVPTGVPLRYVLQLAGAPPLPQGVLTGGYHGNWIDSVGVDNAVVSRASLAAVGGALGAGAILPIGPETCPLGESLRVANWLAAETAGQCGPCRLGLPAAAGGLSDVMNGGGPAALEALREVTQAVKGRGACKHPDGSARFFASTLSAFTDDLAAHVLDGGCGRPTLGVLPLPAPGYEDAEESIPSGEKLAVDWTLCQGHGLCADIVPELIRMGPDGFPVLADASVPMHLRGRAQRAVRRCPALALRVEQAPQERPALPPGAGRKALGSGRG; this is encoded by the coding sequence GTGAACGCCCCGCTCCCCGACGTCCCCGAGGTTCGCGTGGTCGGGCTGCCGCAGCTCACCCAGGGCTTCGACCTGGTCGAGCGGCTCGGTCTCGCCATGCACCTGAAGGTGCACGGGCCGCTGGATCCGGTGAGCGGTGAGCGGCTCGCGCAGCTCGCGGACGAGATATCCCTCAACGGGCGCGGTGGCGCCGGATTTCCGTTCGGCCGCAAGCTGCGGGCCGTCGCGCAGGCGGCGATCCGCCGTGGGATACGCCCCGTGGTGGTGGTCAACGGCAGCGAGGGCGAGCCCGCCTGCCGCAAGGACACGGTGCTGCTCAACCGCGCCCCGCACCTGATCCTGGACGGGGCCCTGCTGGCCGCGGAGGCGCTCGGTGCCCGGACGCTGATCGTGGCCGTCACCCGTAACTCCACGGAGATCTCCATCCGGTCGGCGCTCGCCGAACGCGGGCTCTCCGACCGGCGCGGACAGGCGCTACGCGCGCGTGTCGTCCGTACTCCCGAGCGCATGGTCTCCGGAGAGGCGTCGGCGGTGATCCGGGCGGTGGGCGGCGGACCCGCCCTGCCGGCCGGCCGGCGGGAGCGCGCGGCGGAGTCGGGGGTCGGCGGTGCGCCGACGCTGCTGTCCAACGCAGAGACGTTCGCGCAGCTCGCCGTGGCCGCCCGGATCGGCCCGCACCGCTACGGCCACACCGGTCTGGACTCGGAGCCCGGCACGGTCATGCTGACCATCTCAGGGGCGGTCGCGCGCCCCATGGTGGTCGAGGTGCCCACAGGCGTCCCGCTGCGGTACGTCCTCCAGCTGGCGGGGGCCCCGCCACTCCCCCAGGGCGTCCTCACGGGCGGGTACCACGGCAACTGGATCGACTCGGTCGGGGTCGACAACGCCGTCGTCTCACGCGCGTCCCTGGCGGCCGTCGGCGGCGCCCTGGGAGCGGGGGCGATCCTGCCGATCGGTCCCGAGACGTGCCCGCTCGGGGAGTCGCTGCGGGTCGCGAACTGGCTCGCGGCGGAGACCGCCGGCCAGTGCGGGCCGTGCCGGCTCGGTCTTCCCGCGGCGGCCGGTGGTCTTTCGGACGTGATGAACGGGGGTGGTCCGGCCGCGCTCGAAGCGCTGCGGGAGGTCACCCAGGCGGTGAAGGGCCGGGGGGCGTGCAAGCACCCGGACGGTTCGGCGCGTTTCTTCGCCTCGACGCTCTCGGCCTTCACGGACGATCTGGCCGCCCATGTCCTCGACGGCGGCTGCGGGCGGCCGACCCTCGGGGTCCTGCCGCTGCCCGCGCCGGGTTACGAGGACGCGGAAGAGTCGATTCCGAGCGGCGAGAAGCTGGCCGTGGACTGGACGCTGTGCCAAGGGCACGGGCTGTGCGCGGACATCGTGCCGGAGCTGATCAGGATGGGCCCTGACGGCTTTCCGGTGCTCGCCGACGCTTCCGTGCCGATGCATCTGCGGGGGCGGGCTCAGCGGGCCGTGCGCCGCTGCCCCGCGCTGGCGCTCCGGGTCGAGCAGGCGCCCCAGGAGCGGCCGGCCCTGCCGCCGGGCGCGGGCCGCAAGGCACTGGGCAGCGGCCGGGGTTGA
- a CDS encoding glycosyltransferase 87 family protein, whose product MTVSVLARTRARQWPLATAAAACLVSFIAFWVAQRLAHVNMLDVMVYRAEGETVRAGGDLYAMRATTANLAMTYPPFAGLLFVPLTLVSVPLMRTLATAGNLLLVIALVQLSLQLVRPSLSRTRLWQLTFLVAAVVVWSEPVWTTLRYGQINLLIAVAVLWDFTRREGNRWAGVGIGLATAVKLTPGLFVVLLLAAGLLLWRRDDRWNQWLRTAATATAVFLGTTLVSAVILPYDSQRFWTETLFETGRVGFAEETANQSLRGVLARLMHTDDPGMWWAPAAALLGGAAMVLAVRAALRGDKALAVIACAITALMISPISWSHHWVWCVPLLVLLVDRRERVRPGWTVAAVALAFASFALWWVPHDPGRPELDQNAGQMLLSAVYPLTVTALFLGYALQRWRQAVAKE is encoded by the coding sequence GTGACCGTGTCCGTGCTCGCCAGAACCCGTGCCCGCCAGTGGCCTCTCGCCACCGCCGCGGCGGCCTGTCTCGTGTCGTTCATAGCCTTCTGGGTGGCGCAGCGCCTCGCCCACGTGAACATGCTCGACGTGATGGTCTACCGGGCCGAGGGGGAGACGGTCCGGGCCGGCGGCGACCTCTACGCGATGCGCGCCACCACGGCGAACCTCGCCATGACGTACCCGCCCTTCGCCGGGCTGCTGTTCGTCCCGCTGACGCTGGTGAGCGTCCCGCTGATGCGCACGCTCGCCACCGCCGGGAACCTGCTCCTGGTGATCGCGCTGGTGCAGCTCTCGCTGCAGCTGGTCCGCCCCTCCCTCTCGCGTACGCGACTGTGGCAGCTCACGTTCCTGGTGGCAGCCGTCGTGGTCTGGAGCGAGCCGGTCTGGACGACGCTGCGGTACGGACAGATCAACCTGCTCATCGCGGTGGCGGTGCTGTGGGACTTCACACGCCGGGAGGGAAACCGCTGGGCGGGCGTCGGCATCGGTCTGGCGACTGCGGTGAAGCTCACACCCGGCCTGTTCGTCGTCCTCCTGCTGGCCGCAGGCCTGCTCCTGTGGCGCCGGGACGACCGCTGGAACCAGTGGCTGCGCACGGCCGCCACGGCGACCGCCGTCTTCCTCGGGACGACGCTGGTCAGCGCGGTGATCCTGCCGTACGACTCCCAGCGGTTCTGGACCGAGACGCTCTTCGAGACCGGCCGGGTCGGCTTCGCCGAGGAGACCGCCAACCAGTCGCTGCGCGGGGTGCTGGCCCGGCTGATGCACACCGACGACCCCGGCATGTGGTGGGCGCCGGCCGCGGCCCTGCTCGGTGGCGCGGCGATGGTGCTCGCCGTACGGGCCGCGCTGCGCGGCGACAAGGCCCTGGCCGTGATCGCCTGCGCGATCACGGCGCTGATGATCAGCCCGATCTCCTGGTCCCACCACTGGGTCTGGTGCGTCCCCCTGCTGGTGCTGCTCGTGGACCGCCGCGAGCGCGTGCGGCCGGGATGGACGGTGGCGGCGGTGGCGCTGGCCTTCGCCTCGTTCGCCCTGTGGTGGGTGCCGCACGACCCGGGGCGCCCCGAACTCGACCAGAACGCCGGTCAGATGCTGCTCTCCGCGGTCTATCCGCTGACCGTGACAGCGCTGTTCCTGGGCTACGCCCTCCAGCGGTGGCGTCAGGCCGTGGCGAAGGAGTAG
- a CDS encoding histidine phosphatase family protein has translation MSATKGGSGRRIVLWRHGQTSWNLERRFQGSTDIELTETGVAQARRSARLLASLKPDAIVASDLKRAAATAAELAAITGHPVAHDSALRETYAGEWQGLTHDEIVARYGEQYAAWKRGEPVRRGGGELETEVADRAAPVVLDHADKLPEDGTLVVVSHGGTIRTTIGRLLGLEAHHWEGLGGLSNCCWSVLGEGARGWRLLEHNAGTLPEPVLGDDD, from the coding sequence CTGAGCGCCACCAAGGGCGGCAGCGGCCGCCGTATCGTCCTGTGGCGTCATGGCCAGACCTCCTGGAACCTGGAGCGCCGCTTCCAGGGCTCCACGGACATCGAGCTGACAGAGACCGGCGTCGCCCAGGCGCGCCGGTCCGCCCGGCTGCTCGCCTCGCTCAAGCCGGACGCGATCGTCGCCTCCGACCTGAAGCGTGCGGCGGCCACCGCCGCCGAGCTGGCCGCGATCACCGGCCACCCCGTCGCGCACGACTCCGCCCTGCGCGAGACGTACGCGGGGGAGTGGCAGGGGCTGACCCACGACGAGATCGTGGCGCGGTACGGCGAGCAGTACGCCGCCTGGAAGCGCGGCGAGCCCGTGCGCCGGGGCGGCGGCGAACTGGAGACCGAGGTCGCCGACCGGGCCGCCCCGGTGGTCCTGGACCACGCCGACAAGCTGCCCGAGGACGGCACGCTCGTCGTGGTCAGCCACGGCGGCACGATCCGCACCACCATCGGCCGGCTGCTCGGCCTGGAGGCGCACCACTGGGAGGGCCTCGGCGGGCTCTCCAACTGCTGCTGGTCCGTCCTCGGCGAGGGCGCCCGGGGCTGGCGACTCCTCGAGCACAACGCCGGCACGCTGCCCGAGCCGGTCCTCGGAGACGACGACTGA
- the nadD gene encoding nicotinate-nucleotide adenylyltransferase → MGEQEMPTGGRGKRRLGVMGGTFDPIHHGHLVAASEVAALFHLDEVVFVPTGQPWQKSHKAVSAAEDRYLMTVIATASNPQFSVSRIDIDRGGPTYTIDTLRDLRSLNSDSDLFFITGADALSQILTWRDAEELFSLAHFIGVTRPGHDLTDDGLPKGGVSLVEVPALAISSTDCRARVAQGDPVWYLVPDGVVRYIDKRQLYRGE, encoded by the coding sequence ATGGGAGAGCAGGAAATGCCTACTGGCGGGCGCGGCAAGCGCCGACTCGGCGTGATGGGCGGAACGTTCGACCCGATCCACCACGGGCACCTGGTGGCCGCCAGTGAGGTGGCCGCCCTGTTCCACCTCGACGAGGTGGTGTTCGTGCCGACCGGGCAGCCGTGGCAGAAGAGCCACAAGGCCGTCTCGGCCGCCGAGGACCGCTATCTGATGACGGTCATCGCCACGGCGTCCAACCCGCAGTTCTCGGTCAGTCGTATCGACATCGACCGCGGCGGACCGACCTACACCATCGACACCCTGCGGGACCTGCGCTCCCTCAACAGCGACTCGGACCTCTTCTTCATCACCGGGGCCGACGCGCTGTCGCAGATCCTCACGTGGCGCGACGCGGAGGAGCTCTTCTCCCTCGCCCACTTCATCGGCGTCACCCGCCCGGGCCACGACCTCACGGACGACGGACTTCCCAAGGGCGGGGTCTCGCTCGTCGAGGTTCCCGCGCTCGCGATCTCCTCCACCGACTGCCGGGCGAGGGTCGCGCAGGGCGACCCGGTCTGGTATTTGGTCCCGGACGGTGTGGTGCGCTACATCGACAAGCGCCAGTTGTACCGCGGCGAGTGA
- a CDS encoding helix-turn-helix transcriptional regulator, whose amino-acid sequence MAAPTRRRRRLELAAFLRSRRARVTPEDVGMPPGLRRRTPGLRREEVAQLSGVGVTWYTWLEQGRPINASSQVLDAVARTLRLDRPEREHLYHLAEVPFAPDHGAVDVEVVSPEIQGILDALAPHPAVVYNSRYDVLATNSTYEALFLPSAHDPVRNPLGIRNVLWTLFTIPDPACPVVDKRLELPLMVAQTRGAYGRHVGEPAWESFIRRLSEASPEFERLWRSGDVVPPGTRVKTFRHDLVGEVRMTSVSLSINGMPECRIVAYTPNDEESRRAIERLRGD is encoded by the coding sequence ATGGCAGCACCGACACGGCGGCGCCGCAGGCTCGAACTGGCCGCGTTCCTGCGCAGCCGCCGGGCCCGGGTGACCCCTGAGGACGTGGGCATGCCGCCCGGCCTGCGCCGCCGCACGCCCGGTCTGCGCCGCGAGGAGGTCGCCCAGCTCTCCGGCGTCGGTGTCACCTGGTACACCTGGCTGGAACAGGGCCGTCCGATCAACGCCTCCTCCCAGGTGCTCGACGCGGTGGCCCGCACGCTCCGGCTGGACCGTCCCGAGCGCGAGCACCTGTACCACCTGGCGGAGGTGCCGTTCGCGCCGGACCACGGAGCCGTGGACGTGGAGGTGGTCAGTCCGGAGATACAGGGCATCCTGGACGCCCTCGCCCCGCACCCGGCGGTGGTCTACAACAGCCGGTACGACGTGCTGGCGACCAACTCCACGTACGAGGCGCTGTTCCTGCCCTCCGCGCACGACCCGGTGCGCAATCCGCTCGGCATACGCAATGTGCTGTGGACGCTCTTCACCATCCCCGACCCGGCCTGTCCCGTGGTCGACAAGCGCCTCGAACTGCCCCTGATGGTGGCCCAGACGCGCGGTGCCTACGGACGCCATGTGGGCGAGCCCGCCTGGGAGTCGTTCATCCGGCGGCTCTCGGAGGCGAGCCCGGAGTTCGAGCGGCTCTGGCGGAGCGGGGACGTCGTGCCGCCCGGGACCCGGGTGAAGACCTTCCGGCACGACCTCGTGGGCGAGGTCCGGATGACCTCGGTGTCGCTGTCCATCAACGGAATGCCGGAGTGCCGGATCGTGGCGTACACGCCCAACGACGAGGAGAGCCGCCGCGCGATCGAGAGGCTGCGGGGGGACTGA